One part of the Novipirellula aureliae genome encodes these proteins:
- a CDS encoding HlyD family secretion protein, whose product MVTIITIGYICLVIIVFKVLRVKVTPTTVATAVLTGVVVLGAVIMGWQFSAPMTSQMTVNRNVIPLLSEQDSKEVITKIHVKSDQLVTKGTILWETDKRPNQYALNQAAAQLAVAEANESELEAAVEVAAATVQKAKANQDYQKATLDTAIEIQKLDPQAVAALKVEVQQEIYLSARAAVDQAIAGLQEAKSALQSAQEGIKSLKAQVAIAELNLQQNDVIAPADGYVMNMQIVEGTVTSTAISSAQGIFVDMSETQVVAVFPQNLLANVEPGNLVEIAFKSRPGQIATGKVIAVLEFSGEGQFVTTPVLPIAADVGSKGMLAAKISLDDKVAAKELALGGAGSTAIYTNTGQAFQIITKIAVRLKAWMNYLPV is encoded by the coding sequence ATGGTCACGATCATCACGATTGGCTACATTTGTTTGGTTATCATCGTATTCAAGGTCCTGAGGGTCAAAGTGACTCCCACGACGGTGGCCACGGCGGTCCTGACCGGTGTGGTCGTGCTCGGTGCGGTCATCATGGGGTGGCAATTTTCGGCTCCGATGACCAGTCAAATGACCGTCAACCGCAACGTGATCCCACTACTAAGTGAACAGGATTCCAAAGAGGTTATCACGAAGATTCACGTCAAGTCGGACCAGCTGGTCACGAAAGGGACCATCCTGTGGGAGACGGACAAACGGCCCAACCAATATGCGTTGAACCAGGCCGCTGCCCAGTTGGCCGTTGCGGAAGCGAACGAATCGGAGCTAGAGGCGGCAGTGGAAGTTGCGGCGGCAACCGTGCAGAAGGCCAAAGCCAACCAGGACTATCAGAAAGCGACTCTGGACACGGCGATCGAGATTCAGAAATTGGACCCTCAGGCCGTCGCCGCATTGAAAGTCGAAGTCCAACAAGAGATTTACTTGTCGGCACGAGCTGCGGTCGACCAAGCAATCGCGGGGCTGCAGGAAGCGAAATCCGCCCTGCAAAGTGCCCAGGAAGGAATCAAATCACTCAAGGCCCAGGTCGCGATTGCTGAGCTGAACTTGCAGCAAAACGATGTCATCGCACCCGCGGACGGCTATGTGATGAACATGCAAATCGTCGAAGGCACCGTGACCTCCACGGCGATCTCATCCGCACAAGGCATTTTCGTGGACATGTCGGAGACCCAAGTCGTCGCTGTCTTTCCCCAAAATCTGCTGGCAAACGTTGAACCAGGGAACCTCGTCGAGATCGCATTTAAGAGTCGGCCAGGTCAGATTGCGACCGGCAAGGTCATTGCCGTTCTGGAGTTTTCCGGCGAAGGGCAGTTCGTCACCACACCTGTCCTTCCGATCGCAGCCGATGTGGGATCGAAAGGGATGTTGGCGGCCAAGATTTCGCTGGACGATAAAGTGGCCGCCAAAGAATTAGCCCTAGGAGGCGCCGGTAGCACGGCGATCTACACAAACACCGGACAAGCATTTCAAATCATCACGAAGATCGCAGTTCGGCTGAAAGCATGGATGAATTACCTTCCCGTTTGA
- a CDS encoding DUF3302 domain-containing protein, which translates to MLDKLALFIIFALLVMIAAAIVIIGSIPGKIARKRNHPWPDAVNVASWIGLATGVLWPLAFIWAYLPVPAKSGSGSADAGRDEDYANLKHRIAELEAATKELQSRPPEGSV; encoded by the coding sequence GTGCTCGATAAACTCGCACTCTTCATCATTTTCGCTCTGCTGGTCATGATTGCAGCGGCGATCGTGATCATCGGATCCATTCCGGGAAAGATCGCTCGCAAACGCAACCATCCTTGGCCCGATGCGGTCAACGTGGCCAGTTGGATTGGGTTGGCCACCGGTGTCCTTTGGCCGTTGGCTTTCATTTGGGCATACTTGCCGGTACCGGCAAAATCAGGAAGCGGCTCAGCCGACGCGGGTAGGGACGAAGATTACGCGAACCTGAAGCATCGGATTGCCGAGTTGGAAGCCGCGACGAAAGAACTGCAGTCGCGGCCGCCGGAGGGCTCCGTATGA
- a CDS encoding efflux transporter outer membrane subunit yields the protein MTARKSLRIALIGFATMFTGCAHTGSLRNYVDNGYKVGPEYCKPAAPIADTWIDEYDQRVRAELPNYADWWASFNDPILDGLMEQTYQQNLSVKSAGLRVLQARYLRAIAIGGLFPQQQEASGSFTQVGISENIVNSPPNHWYGTGALGLSAAWEVDFWGKFRRNIESADASLDASVEDYDNVLLSLLSETAATYIDLRTAQQQLQYAQDNVKIQEQSLNYAEVRFKSGAVTELDVTQAQTVLSNTQQSIPLYESQVRSANNRLCVLLGIPTRDLTPELGAGPIPTPPADIVVGVPANLLRRRPDVRAAERQVAAQSAAIGVAAADLLPHFSIVGSIALESENFSDLFKSSSVGGGISPGFNWDILNYGRLVNNVNLQNASFQQLAVDYQQTVLQANSEVENGINQFLKSLDRLRYANQAVTASQKSVDLALAQYRSGATDFNRVYNLQGALVQAQNTLASVQSDAAQAMVATYKALGGGWEIRYGIRRGPLAMIEEFSKDDSYPTTTDEGNSDLEVTLEQDEPAETDEDAGKSDGKDSADDDEDRMLPPVPTDDELELLKG from the coding sequence ATGACGGCTCGCAAATCGTTGAGGATCGCTCTCATCGGTTTTGCCACGATGTTCACAGGTTGCGCCCACACCGGCAGCTTGCGTAATTACGTTGACAATGGATACAAGGTTGGCCCCGAGTATTGCAAGCCAGCGGCGCCGATTGCCGATACTTGGATCGACGAGTACGATCAACGCGTCCGCGCCGAACTGCCCAACTATGCCGACTGGTGGGCCTCTTTCAATGACCCGATTCTTGACGGGCTGATGGAGCAGACCTATCAGCAGAATCTGTCGGTCAAATCCGCTGGTCTTCGCGTCTTGCAGGCTCGCTACCTTCGTGCGATTGCAATCGGTGGTTTGTTTCCCCAGCAGCAAGAAGCAAGCGGTAGCTTCACCCAAGTAGGGATCAGCGAGAATATCGTCAATTCGCCCCCCAACCATTGGTATGGTACTGGCGCGTTAGGACTTTCGGCCGCTTGGGAAGTCGACTTTTGGGGAAAGTTTCGACGGAATATCGAGTCGGCCGATGCCAGCTTGGATGCGTCGGTTGAAGACTACGACAATGTCCTTCTATCGTTGCTGAGCGAAACCGCGGCCACTTACATCGATTTGCGGACGGCTCAACAGCAACTGCAATATGCACAAGACAATGTCAAGATCCAGGAGCAATCACTGAATTACGCCGAGGTCCGGTTCAAGAGCGGCGCGGTGACTGAGTTGGATGTCACGCAGGCCCAGACGGTATTGTCGAACACCCAGCAGTCGATTCCTCTCTACGAGAGTCAGGTCCGCAGTGCCAACAATCGCCTTTGTGTATTGCTTGGGATCCCGACTCGCGATTTGACACCCGAACTGGGAGCGGGTCCGATTCCGACACCGCCGGCGGACATTGTGGTGGGGGTGCCTGCTAATCTGTTGCGCCGTCGGCCTGATGTACGAGCCGCCGAAAGACAAGTCGCCGCTCAAAGTGCCGCGATCGGCGTCGCTGCCGCTGACCTTCTTCCCCACTTTTCGATCGTTGGTTCGATCGCACTGGAGTCAGAGAATTTTTCAGATCTGTTTAAATCATCCAGCGTGGGCGGAGGGATCTCACCCGGCTTTAACTGGGACATCCTGAACTACGGACGCCTGGTTAACAATGTCAACTTGCAAAACGCAAGCTTCCAACAATTGGCGGTTGACTACCAGCAAACCGTGCTGCAGGCAAACTCGGAAGTCGAGAATGGAATCAATCAGTTTTTGAAATCGTTGGACCGATTGAGATACGCGAACCAGGCGGTCACTGCCTCGCAAAAGTCGGTTGATTTGGCCCTCGCGCAGTACCGCAGCGGCGCAACCGATTTTAACCGTGTCTACAACCTGCAAGGCGCCCTCGTCCAAGCCCAAAATACTTTGGCGAGCGTCCAAAGTGATGCCGCCCAAGCGATGGTCGCCACCTACAAGGCTCTCGGAGGCGGTTGGGAAATTCGATACGGGATCCGCCGCGGTCCGTTGGCAATGATTGAGGAGTTCTCGAAGGATGATTCCTATCCGACGACGACCGACGAGGGCAACTCGGACCTAGAGGTGACGCTGGAACAAGACGAACCAGCGGAAACCGACGAGGATGCTGGTAAAAGCGACGGGAAGGATTCAGCAGATGACGATGAGGATCGTATGCTGCCACCCGTACCGACCGACGATGAATTGGAATTGCTGAAAGGTTAA
- a CDS encoding HlyD family secretion protein, which yields MITVMLIGYIACVIVAFKVIKIKVSTTSIATSAFVGVIIFAGIIIVWQQAAPISEQMILQRRVLQVMPDVREFVSKVHVEGNQLVHKGDPIFDVIPDRFQDAVVESAGQLAAAKATVSQMESAVTAAEAAVKGSSADTAAAKAQLDTALALQASEAGAIAKLKIAEAQQSYVAAQASYQVVAAQLKKTKFSLASAKQAVDAAQAGLDIANFNLENCQYTSPIDGRIMNLQIREGTPAARWRFASIGTIEDMSDSYILAIYPQNLLSKVKVGDDVEIAFKRLRGQLATGKVEAVLKYTGEGELMPSGDLPVAATIGSKGKLAVKIRLDDEELAKKLPLGAAGATAIYTDFGGAFHIITKITVRVKGWIYFILPG from the coding sequence ATGATCACGGTCATGCTAATAGGCTACATCGCATGCGTGATCGTTGCCTTCAAGGTCATCAAGATCAAAGTTTCCACCACGTCGATCGCGACATCTGCCTTTGTGGGTGTCATTATTTTTGCTGGCATTATCATTGTCTGGCAACAGGCAGCCCCGATATCGGAGCAGATGATTCTGCAGCGGCGCGTCTTGCAGGTCATGCCGGATGTTCGCGAGTTCGTTTCCAAGGTCCATGTTGAGGGAAATCAATTGGTCCACAAGGGCGACCCGATTTTCGACGTCATTCCGGACCGATTCCAAGATGCTGTTGTTGAATCCGCGGGGCAGCTTGCCGCCGCCAAAGCCACCGTGTCACAAATGGAGTCCGCGGTGACGGCCGCAGAGGCAGCCGTCAAAGGGTCGTCCGCCGACACGGCCGCTGCCAAGGCACAGCTCGATACAGCACTGGCGTTACAAGCAAGCGAAGCCGGCGCGATCGCGAAACTGAAGATCGCCGAAGCACAGCAGTCGTATGTCGCGGCCCAGGCCAGTTACCAAGTCGTCGCCGCGCAACTCAAGAAAACGAAGTTCTCGCTCGCCTCAGCGAAGCAAGCAGTGGATGCCGCACAAGCGGGACTGGACATCGCCAACTTCAATCTCGAAAACTGCCAATACACCTCACCGATTGATGGCAGGATCATGAACTTGCAAATCCGTGAAGGAACTCCTGCGGCACGTTGGCGTTTTGCATCGATCGGCACGATCGAGGACATGTCCGATTCCTACATTCTGGCGATCTACCCACAGAACCTCTTGAGCAAAGTCAAGGTGGGTGACGACGTGGAGATCGCGTTCAAGCGGCTCCGTGGCCAACTTGCGACAGGCAAAGTCGAAGCGGTCTTAAAATACACAGGCGAAGGCGAATTGATGCCAAGTGGCGATCTTCCCGTTGCCGCGACGATCGGATCAAAGGGAAAACTGGCCGTCAAGATTCGGCTTGATGACGAAGAATTGGCGAAGAAGTTGCCCTTAGGGGCGGCGGGTGCTACGGCGATTTATACCGACTTTGGCGGGGCGTTTCACATCATCACCAAGATCACCGTTCGCGTCAAAGGTTGGATCTACTTCATCTTGCCGGGTTAG